The Polaribacter sp. KT25b genome contains the following window.
ATGGAATCATTTATGGTTTTTAACTGGAATTTATTTTGTGATTGCTGCCATTTCTTTAAAAATAAGAGCAAGAAAAGAGGTGGTTTTAAAAAATGTATAGAAATATTCTTAAAAAATTATCATTAAAAAAGAGAATAATTTCAATCAGAATTTATTCTAGAAAATCATTATAATCAGAAAATAAGTTTAGAAACAAATCAAATTAAAATTCCTTTTCTTAATATTTCTTAAATTTCTAGTATCTTCGTTTTTCTAAAAAAAATACTTACAATGAGTAGAAAAATTAAAGACTATGTAGTTATTGGTTTAAAAGGTATGGCTATGGGAGCTGCAGATGTAGTACCTGGAGTTTCTGGGGGAACTATAGCATTTATTTCTGGTATCTATGAAGAATTATTAGGTTCTATTAGTAATGTAAATCTAGATTTGTTTAAAACTCTAAAAAAGGATGGTTTTAAAGTTGCTTGGAAACAATTAAATGGTAATTTTTTATTATCCCTTTTTGTTGGTATTTTTATTAGTATTATTTCTCTAGCAAAAGCTATAAAATATTTGTTAGAAAACGAACCTATTTTATTGTGGTCTTTCTTTTTTGGTTTAGTGTTAGCTAGTATTATTTATATAGCTAAACAAATTTCTAACTGGAATGTTATTTCCTTTATAGTTTTAATTTTAGGTGCTTTTTTAGCATATTATATAACAACTTTAAATCCGTTAGTAACAGAGAATTCTT
Protein-coding sequences here:
- a CDS encoding DUF368 domain-containing protein; this translates as MSRKIKDYVVIGLKGMAMGAADVVPGVSGGTIAFISGIYEELLGSISNVNLDLFKTLKKDGFKVAWKQLNGNFLLSLFVGIFISIISLAKAIKYLLENEPILLWSFFFGLVLASIIYIAKQISNWNVISFIVLILGAFLAYYITTLNPLVTENSSLLFMFFAGAIAICAMILPGISGAFILVLLGAYKPILTAVNDRDLKTVAAVGLGAIVGLLTFSKILKWLFAHYKNYTLAALTGFIIGSLNKIWPWKETLTWRINSHGVEVPFNQQSVSPFSFDGDAQLLFSIVLAVVGFSLILIMEKLAVNKQ